CCAACCGGAACCATCGTGGGTTCCCAACCGGGACTATTGAGCTATTGTGTAGCAGTGTGTATCCGCGACAAATCATCGTGTAGGGCATGCCCAAAAATGTAGAGCCCGCAGCCCGTAGTGTGACAGCATATCCATGTATGAATATAGTCTTGGAAAAGTTGAATTCATACAACTAAGTGTTCCTTTTCCATTTGCGAAGATTGATGTCATCAGTGTTCCGTGTGGAATAGTCCTGAAAAAGTTGAATTCATACAAAAAGTTGACCGCTGCTGAGCTAGTAGAGATGGAAATGCATGTCATCAGTGTTCCGTGTGGAATAGGGTAGAGACAAGTCTCCGGAGAATTATTGTTGCGAGACCTTTCTCTGTCATTGACATGTCAGTGTTCCGTTTCGCGATTTCTCCACTCATGCTTACTATCTTGTTGGCCATAGTACTAGATCATACTTGTACCAAACTTCATTTCTAATTTCCTACTATACTATGATGACAACCATCATATATTGCGGTGAAAATTACACTACATATCGTAGTAAAAGAATAATTAGAAAAAAAGAGAGCATCTTTCTAACtatatatttatttactttTTCGAAGACTTGCTCCCTCACCGTCGACTCGAAGTCTTGGTCCTCGCCTATGTCATCCATCTACAGCCTATTAAAGCTTGCTTTCTAACCTAGCCCTCGCACTGTCATTCACAATACATTATATATATAAGCACCGAGCACCTTCTCTGCTCAAGTCACCACTAGCATCAAACCATGGTTTGCTTGCATCATTTTCCCAGCTACCTTCTCCTGGTCATCGTCATCCTCGCTACCAGCGGGGGTGGATGCCACCAAGATCAAAGTGCTGCCCTGCTACGCCTCAGAGCTAGCTTCCGCTTCCCGGATACAGACTCAAATTATCCGAGGTTTTCATTCTACAGAACTCTTTTGCCGTGGAAGGTAGATACCAGCTGCTGCACCTGGGATGGTGTAACATGCGACGGCACGTCGGGCCATGTCACTGCTCTCGACCTGTCCAGTCTCTGCATCTCGGGTAATCTCAGCTCATCAGACATCTTTGAACTTACCTCCCTTCGCTCCCTTAGCCTTGCTTTCAACAACTTTGATGCAAATCCATGGCCAAACCGCGGATTTGAGCAGCTCACAGAACTCAAGTACCTTGACCTCTCGTATTCTGGTTTGTCTGGTGCTTTGCCCGTCGAGAACGGACAACTTTCCAATTTGGTTGCTCTAAACCTCTCTGGTCTTGACCTTAAAAATTTGAGCCTCCATACCTTGATTGACAGCCTTGGCAATCTCCAGAAACTACATCTTGAAGAGGTAAACATTTCGGCCAGTCCCACCGATTTGGCACATGCCTCTTCTACAAATACAACGTCAGGTCTCAAAGAGCTAATCATGGGGTGGTGCACGATCACCGGTGGCCGTTTTGATACTGATCTTGCTAATCTCTTATTTCATTCCAAGTTTGCCAATTTAGTCACGCTATACCTCTCAGGCTTTGATCTTAAAATTTTGAGCCTTCATACCTTAATTAACAGCCTTGGCAATCTCCAGAAACTACAGCTTATAGAGATGATCATTTCGGCCAGTCCCACCGATTTGGCACATGCCTCTTCTACCAATACAGCATCAGGTCTCAAAGAGCTGACCATGCGTGGGTGCACGATCACTAGCGGCCGTTTAGATACTGTTCTTACTAAGCTCCCATTTCTTTCCACGCTGATCCTTGATGGCACAAATATCAGTGGCCCTACTCCTGTGCCACAACATTTTGCAGATTTCTCATCGCTGGCAGTTCTTATTCTTTGCAGTTGTGGGTTGACAGGGACCTTCCCATCTTGGATATTTCGTATTAAAAGCTTAATGTATCTGGATGTATCGGGAAATGAGAATCTATGTGTAGAGTCGCCAGAGTTCATACAAGGTAGCGCTTTGCAGGTTTTGAGGCTCAGTGGAATCAAGTTTTCAGGAAAAATACCAGAGTCTATCGGCAACCTCCGAAATCTAACTGAATTGGACCTATCTAATTGCCTGCTCTATGGTCCCATCCCGTCCTTTTCTCAGTGGCCAATGATTTCGAGGGTTGACTTGTCAGGTAACAACCTAACTGGTTCATTACCTTCAGATGGCTACCTTTCTCTACACAACCTAACCGGAATTACTCTTAGTAAGAACTCGATAAGTGGTGCGATACCTGCATCTCTGTTTTCTCACCCTTCTTTGAAGTATCTAGATCTCTCGCAAAACAATTTCATAGGAAATTTTCTATTGTATCCCAATATATCTTCTAGTTTGACAAAGATCGATGTTAGTTTAAACAAACTAGAAGGACCTCTCCCAAAACTGTTGTCAAAATTTGTAGGACTAGAATGGCTCGATCTTTCATCAAATAATCTCACTGGAACTGTGGACCTAAGCTTCATAAAAAATTACAAGATGCTCTCCTATCTATCATTATCTTATAATAAGTTGTCTGTTGTAGTTGAAGATGGTAATCACTCCTACGCAGAATATCCAAATTTTTGGGACCATTTGGGGTTGGCATCATGTAACCTATCATATGTACCTAAATTCTTGATGCACCAGAGCAGCATTTTTTATTTAGACCTCTCAAGCAACAATATTGGTGGGCACATACCTGATTGGATATGGGGAATTGGATATTTTGCTCTTAACCTCTCTCATAATTCATTTACCAGCATTAATACAAATCTATCGAATACATCAATTTGTGATTTTGATCTCCATTCCAACAAGATTGAGGGGGCTCTCCCACTACCCCCATGGGGAATAGAGCGAGTGGACTACTCCAATAACCATTTCAATTCTTCTATCATGCCTGAGTTTTGGTCACGCATTAGCTCTGCTACATCCCTGTCATTGGCAAACAACAGCCTTATTGGAGAAGTTTCCCATTTGATCTGCAGTGCAACTTATATTGAAGTTCTAGACTTTTCTTTTAACAGCTTCAGTGGATTAATACCACCCTGTTTGTTGAAACGCAAAGAGCGTCTTAAGATACTGAATCTAAGAGGTAACAATTTCCATGGACCCTTGCCTCAAGACATCATCAATAAATGTGCCCTTCAAATAATAGATCTCAACGGTAACAAGTTGGAAGGAAAATTGCCGGTGTCTATGATCAACTGTCAAATGCTACAAGTCCTGGACCTCGGTAACAACATGATAGTGGATACGTATCCAGAGTGGCTAGGAGTTCTGCCTTTGTTGAAAGTGCTTGTTCTGAAGTCAAACAGGTTTCATGGTCCCATTGATTACGAGATGAACAAACAGACGCATCCTTTCTTTCCAGAGCTGCAGGTTCTGGACCTTTCTTCAAATTCTTTTAACGGTAGCATACCTACACGGTTCCTCAAGCAGTTCAAGGCTATGATGGTGATTTCTCCAGGAGCTCCCAACATGTATGTTGAAATTATTGGAACATTATTATTACCATCATCTCCAAGGAATCGGTCACGGTCTCCCTTATACTACAGGGAATCGGTCACGGTCTCCCTCAAGGGGCAAGAAACAACACTGGTACAGATACTTTCAGTCTTCATGTACATCGATCTCTCCAACAACAATTTCATGGGTGTCATCCCCAACGTGATCGGCGACCTGAAGTTTCTCAAGCAGCTCAACCTGTCCAGGAACTCCTTCACCGGCGAGATCCCTCCCAGGATCGCGTACATGCTGCAGCTGGAGTCACTTGACCTCTCCTACAACCAGCTCTCCGGGGAGATCCCACCCGCAATGGCGGCGATGTCATTCCTCGAGGTGCTCAACCTCTCCTACAACCACCTGTCAGGGATGATACCGCAGTCCAGCCAGTTCTTGACGTTCCCAAACACCTCATTTCTGGGGAACGACAGGCTGTGTGGGAAGCCGCTGGCACGGCTGTGTGAGACGAACCACGCACCGTCAGCTGCTGCTACACCGGGCTCTTCAAAAGAGCTGAACTGGGAATTTTTGTCAGTTGAGGTAGGGGTCGTTTCGGGTTTGGCCATTGTGGCTGCGACCATGCTGCTGTGGGGTAACGGGAGGGGCTGGGTGTACTGGCATGTCGACAAGTTTTGGCTGCAGGTTGTGCAGCCATGGATCTGTCGCCGTCGACACTGAAAATAGATTTCATGTATGTTAGTACGTGTATGGCTCAGTGATGTGTGCAAGAATATGAGCGAGACTAGGCCGTGCTTTCGCTGGACATCGTTGAAGTATGTATATTTCAAATTTGGTGAATAAATTTATGTGGTGCTGTTGTATGTTTAGATACTATTTTTTTTCAAAGAAGAAATTCAGTTGGGGATCTCATCTAAAACTTTCATATCTACTAATATATTATACGATGTTTATTTGATTTGATTTATTAGGGAACGAAACTCTGGTATGCCAGGAAAAAGAACGGTAATATAAAACTAAAACTGCTGAAAAATTAACAAAGCTTACCTTTCGAACTTACTACATGAAAAACCGGATTGCCACTGATCAACATCAAATGCTCGTCATCCATTTTTCTCATTTAAATAAAACTTATACACTTCAGGAAATTGAAGATTTATTGGGTTTTTTAGAGCAACTCCAACGTGAAGTCCTAAATCTGGATCCTAAAATTTATATTAGAGTCTGATTTGTTTAGTTTAGGACCTATAAAATTTATTAATCTCCAACCCTCGGGTCTCAAATCCCATCATTTCCAACTAATTCAGTTTTGTTGTTGCCTCACGCGTTGTTTCCCGCCTACATACAGGACCGCTGGTTTCGAGTCCCTGATTGGGGGCCCGTTCCGTTCGGACCAAAAGAAATTTGATAATTATTTGTAAAATAGGGTCTCTGTTGGATCAGTTATTTTAGTGTTCAGTTCTATATTTCAATTTCCAACTCATTTTAAGACTCGTGTTGGAGTTTCTCTTAAAAATGCTGGCGTTTGGAGCTCCCTCCGGACTTCCCGCGACGCGTGGCGCCCCACGCGAGCTCTCCGGCTCCGAGCGCTACAACTGCAAGTCTAAAAGGCTGCAGCCAATAGGAACTGCACACTCCCCTTCAAAAAGAAAATAGAAAATGCATGCTTCTTTTTTATATGCAAGAACCGTACAACTGTACAAGGCTAGAGTGCTTAATACAGTGGAATAAGACACACAACGATGTTCCACTCATCAGCACCGAGATGGTCTGCTGTGTGGAATTCGTGCTCGTTTTTTTTTTCAGTAAAGACGCAGATGTTTATCTACAACGCACAATCACTCAAAAATACAGTACCTTCCACCCATACAAGCATCTCCGAAATACTGAACCGGAAGTCAACACAGGCATCTCGCTGTCGACGGACATGTCGCCTACCACTGAAAGAATAGCGCCAGTTAAATATTGGAATAATTCAGAAAAATGCGAGAACCCATGTCGAGTCTACAATATCAAATCCGGATGAGCAGGTTCCGCCACAAAAAACCTTATCAGCTGAGTTACACTCGCTTCACGGAATCGGTGTGCGTTGTGCTTCAGAGGACTCGTGACGCGGCGGCTGGGCCCCCTCGCTCGGCTTTGCTGCTGCTCGGACGTAAACAATTTGCCCTGTTGCCGTGTGTATCTGGTTCAACTTAATATTTATAATGTATCATTTGTTATTCTTAAAAAAAATGTATAAACTTATGCCCCTTACCAGCAGGTTAGATAACATATTAATGAAAGAAAACACCAACACATCATTTCAATATTGTACGACAAATTTTGAGTTACTAATATGTTTTTTCTTATACACGCAAGAAGTAAAAAATATGTGATTAGACCTGCCCTTAATGTATTTAGTCAACTTGAAAAAAAAACTTGCAGCTAATTTAGGCATGGTGCAGTAGTCTGTCTGTGATAACCACACGAGTAGCTGAGTTGCAGTGACCTTAATTGCTTGTTTTTAGCGTATTTTGTCATAAGGCATTGTTATTGCTTTCAATGCAAATGCATCTGATGATTCTACAAACAAGACAACGAAATATATTACAAAGAAAAGTTAGGTCCACTAACATCCTATTTTTTTAGTTTTTGTCGATTGTGTAACAGaaataaaatataaatttttataTGTACTTATAGGTCTCGCTCATCTTCTAGAAAAAAACTGCCAGGAAGGTGACGGcggagatgatgatgatgataataATAGTGCAGATGCCTATACTAAAATTAGGTAATTCCGTGCATCGTCTTCACTTATTAGTTTGCACACATATTCTAATATTTTGGACGAGATCTAGGTAACAAGTCTTTTGCATGTCCTAATTATATAGAACCAAGTGACATGATTTATATAGTTTTTTTTCTTTACAGCCCAAGCGACGATGCATAAATTCTGGTCATTTTTTAGTTTGATTATCGCATCCATTTTGTATGCACCCATTTCAATCATCCTTTTATGTGTCTGGTGTGAAGTCTGATGACCTTAAAAAACTAGATCGATAcacactttttctttttttttaggaATACATGTGTTTGTTAAGCTCATGGCTATAAACAAATTCACTTTTCTCCTTATTTGGATCAGTATAGCTAAATTATTTGGTAACTATAAATTCTGATCATAAGATATAAACATGTAACCTATAACTATACATTGGCATACTTTCAAAATATGCTGTTATTTTATTATAGATATTTTCATACCCAATATTAGAATTGTGATAGGGCACGCAAAGCGCGTTTAATGTTCTAGTTAACAAATAGCTCTATATACAATaattaaaaattaaaaattttaaaaaaagaaaattaaAAATTGTTTACaacagagagaggaagagaggaagggaaagAAGAGCTCATCCTATACGATCTAGACATGTTTCTATCAAAGGGAAGTAACTCCATTCAGCTCGGTGCATAAAGCAAGGCAAAATATTTAGTTACTTTTCTTCGTTTTTAGCTTTGTTCTTTTCCTCTTCTGTATAGCTAAGAAAAGAATGGCACAACTGGGCTGGCCAATGGACTTTAGCTACTCAATGGGCTGATTTGAGTGGATTTGTTGGGCTGCATCAAAATTTAGAGATGATCTAGATGGCAGTTGTATAACCCGAGACATGAGATACGGCCCAAGTGCCCTCAGTAGCAGCTTAATTGTGTCCAAAAACAATGTTTCTGAAAACCAGTTCTTGCAATTCTCCTTTCCCACGTGGTTGGTACTCCTCCATTAGTGCCTTATTGGAAGAAGCTAAAGGAGGGAGCTCCAGCCAATTTCGGTACAGGGCTATTATCTGCGCTACAGTACAAAACATGATTATTCTATACTTTAATCATACTCTTGTTTGTGTTAACTTGATTTGTGAATGCATTGGTCATTTACAGTGAAAAAAGGAGCAACCGAAAGCTTCCGGTTAAGCATACTAACCAGCTACAGTGGAGCAAAATAGCATTTAGTACACTTATATACTAGAGAAAATTCTTTATTTGATACCAAGAAGTCTCAATTCCTTCCATAATCCTGAAAAGTTTTCCTCCCTTATGCCGCATTGACTCTAACTTCTATTTCTTATTTGCATTTCCATCCGCCCCGTCACTTAAATCAAGTGAACAGTAACCAATTGATTTTGTTTCCTAAGAACAAAATGACCACCAAATCACCTTCCAAATTTATGAAAAGTAAATTCCACCGCCGCCCTAAACTCGCAAAAAAGTACAATGCGATACTCAAAATTGTGTCCTATGAGAGTTAATATTCTTTACAAATTCTCTACAGAAAACAGCAAAGAGAACCATAAAAATCTTCAGGAACACAAGAGAATGGCCAAGCCTTTTCTAATTTAGCCACCCCATGTGCAATGTGTCGGTATTTTACTGCCAcacccactgagggatacccccgaggtagTGAGTTTGCATGTAgagtgtcaccgagatcagaaactcgaaggtgcaaggaacataaggtttagacaggttcgggccgccgagagcgtaatacgctacgtcctgtgtggtttgtattgcctttgatggtgattgtcccCGAGAGGTCGGGTCCCTTCccgtccttatatagtctggggggacaggtttacatggaagttctagtcggatacaaACCCAGGAGTCCTATCTGAGTACTTGTCGGGTAGTTttctaccgtgtccgactagtttcgcTACTGTATGAGCAGTTCTACTACACTAATTACAATAAATGTAGCGCGTGGgctatgtcccatcccgtaGTATCCTAAGAGAAGTACGCCACGAagacagtcccgtgtgcccgggtctgacaagcccccgaactcttcgtagccgagtactgcaggcgtccgagtacttctgaaggcatcttcgagttctcccgaacttcgTCTTGAAGGCATCC
The Panicum hallii strain FIL2 chromosome 6, PHallii_v3.1, whole genome shotgun sequence genome window above contains:
- the LOC112896398 gene encoding receptor like protein 22-like isoform X1, producing the protein MVCLHHFPSYLLLVIVILATSGGGCHQDQSAALLRLRASFRFPDTDSNYPRFSFYRTLLPWKVDTSCCTWDGVTCDGTSGHVTALDLSSLCISGNLSSSDIFELTSLRSLSLAFNNFDANPWPNRGFEQLTELKYLDLSYSGLSGALPVENGQLSNLVALNLSGLDLKNLSLHTLIDSLGNLQKLHLEEVNISASPTDLAHASSTNTTSGLKELIMGWCTITGGRFDTDLANLLFHSKFANLVTLYLSGFDLKILSLHTLINSLGNLQKLQLIEMIISASPTDLAHASSTNTASGLKELTMRGCTITSGRLDTVLTKLPFLSTLILDGTNISGPTPVPQHFADFSSLAVLILCSCGLTGTFPSWIFRIKSLMYLDVSGNENLCVESPEFIQGSALQVLRLSGIKFSGKIPESIGNLRNLTELDLSNCLLYGPIPSFSQWPMISRVDLSGNNLTGSLPSDGYLSLHNLTGITLSKNSISGAIPASLFSHPSLKYLDLSQNNFIGNFLLYPNISSSLTKIDVSLNKLEGPLPKLLSKFVGLEWLDLSSNNLTGTVDLSFIKNYKMLSYLSLSYNKLSVVVEDGNHSYAEYPNFWDHLGLASCNLSYVPKFLMHQSSIFYLDLSSNNIGGHIPDWIWGIGYFALNLSHNSFTSINTNLSNTSICDFDLHSNKIEGALPLPPWGIERVDYSNNHFNSSIMPEFWSRISSATSLSLANNSLIGEVSHLICSATYIEVLDFSFNSFSGLIPPCLLKRKERLKILNLRGNNFHGPLPQDIINKCALQIIDLNGNKLEGKLPVSMINCQMLQVLDLGNNMIVDTYPEWLGVLPLLKVLVLKSNRFHGPIDYEMNKQTHPFFPELQVLDLSSNSFNGSIPTRFLKQFKAMMVISPGAPNMESVTVSLKGQETTLVQILSVFMYIDLSNNNFMGVIPNVIGDLKFLKQLNLSRNSFTGEIPPRIAYMLQLESLDLSYNQLSGEIPPAMAAMSFLEVLNLSYNHLSGMIPQSSQFLTFPNTSFLGNDRLCGKPLARLCETNHAPSAAATPGSSKELNWEFLSVEVGVVSGLAIVAATMLLWGNGRGWVYWHVDKFWLQVVQPWICRRRH
- the LOC112896398 gene encoding receptor like protein 22-like isoform X2 — encoded protein: MVCLHHFPSYLLLVIVILATSGGGCHQDQSAALLRLRASFRFPDTDSNYPRFSFYRTLLPWKVDTSCCTWDGVTCDGTSGHVTALDLSSLCISGNLSSSDIFELTSLRSLSLAFNNFDANPWPNRGFEQLTELKYLDLSYSGLSGALPVENGQLSNLVALNLSGLDLKNLSLHTLIDSLGNLQKLHLEEVNISASPTDLAHASSTNTTSGLKELIMGWCTITGGRFDTDLANLLFHSKFANLVTLYLSGFDLKILSLHTLINSLGNLQKLQLIEMIISASPTDLAHASSTNTASGLKELTMRGCTITSGRLDTVLTKLPFLSTLILDGTNISGPTPVPQHFADFSSLAVLILCSCGLTGTFPSWIFRIKSLMYLDVSGNENLCVESPEFIQGSALQVLRLSGIKFSGKIPESIGNLRNLTELDLSNCLLYGPIPSFSQWPMISRVDLSVEDGNHSYAEYPNFWDHLGLASCNLSYVPKFLMHQSSIFYLDLSSNNIGGHIPDWIWGIGYFALNLSHNSFTSINTNLSNTSICDFDLHSNKIEGALPLPPWGIERVDYSNNHFNSSIMPEFWSRISSATSLSLANNSLIGEVSHLICSATYIEVLDFSFNSFSGLIPPCLLKRKERLKILNLRGNNFHGPLPQDIINKCALQIIDLNGNKLEGKLPVSMINCQMLQVLDLGNNMIVDTYPEWLGVLPLLKVLVLKSNRFHGPIDYEMNKQTHPFFPELQVLDLSSNSFNGSIPTRFLKQFKAMMVISPGAPNMYVEIIGTLLLPSSPRNRSRSPLYYRESVTVSLKGQETTLVQILSVFMYIDLSNNNFMGVIPNVIGDLKFLKQLNLSRNSFTGEIPPRIAYMLQLESLDLSYNQLSGEIPPAMAAMSFLEVLNLSYNHLSGMIPQSSQFLTFPNTSFLGNDRLCGKPLARLCETNHAPSAAATPGSSKELNWEFLSVEVGVVSGLAIVAATMLLWGNGRGWVYWHVDKFWLQVVQPWICRRRH